From the Blattabacterium cuenoti genome, one window contains:
- the murA gene encoding UDP-N-acetylglucosamine 1-carboxyvinyltransferase produces the protein MGVFKIKGGNSLKGQIFPQGSKNESLQVLCASLLTSDKVRIKNIPKIGDVKCLIKIIKNLGVIVKKNGERDYTFQAKDINTEYLNTEKFRKHGKSIRGSIMIAGPLLTRLGKVYIPIPGGDRIGRRRLDAHLNGLKSLGGIIHYNNELKCFYLHSKNKLHGKYILMEEASITGTANIIMASTLAKGKTIIYNAACEPYIQQLCKMLNNMGAKIKGIGTNLLNITGVYELKGCIHTILPDMVEIGSWIGLAAITCSEICIKNVSWKNLGIIPNVFEKMGIKINRKQDDIYIPFQKFYKIKKLLNNAILTISDAPWPGLTPDLLSILTVVATQAEGCVLIHQKMFESRLFFIDNLIEMGAQIILCDPHRATVIGLNHKSYLRGSILNSPDIRAGISLLIAALSAKGTSIIKNIEQIERGYENIELRLQSIGANITRIE, from the coding sequence ATGGGAGTATTTAAAATAAAGGGGGGAAATTCTTTAAAGGGTCAAATTTTTCCACAGGGATCTAAAAATGAATCTTTACAAGTTTTATGTGCTTCGTTACTAACATCTGATAAAGTTAGAATAAAAAACATTCCAAAAATAGGTGACGTAAAATGTTTAATTAAAATTATTAAAAATTTAGGAGTAATTGTAAAAAAAAATGGAGAAAGAGATTATACATTTCAAGCAAAAGATATAAATACTGAATATCTAAATACAGAAAAATTTAGGAAACATGGAAAATCTATTAGAGGTTCTATTATGATAGCTGGCCCATTACTTACAAGACTAGGAAAAGTATATATACCTATTCCAGGTGGAGATAGAATTGGACGAAGAAGACTAGATGCTCATTTAAACGGATTAAAATCATTAGGAGGTATTATCCATTATAACAATGAATTAAAATGTTTTTATTTACATTCTAAAAATAAATTACATGGTAAATATATTTTAATGGAAGAAGCATCCATAACAGGAACTGCAAATATAATAATGGCTTCTACTTTAGCAAAAGGAAAAACTATAATTTATAATGCTGCATGTGAACCATATATACAACAATTATGCAAAATGTTAAATAATATGGGTGCAAAAATAAAAGGTATTGGAACTAACTTATTAAATATTACAGGAGTATATGAATTAAAAGGATGTATACATACTATACTACCAGATATGGTAGAGATTGGTAGTTGGATAGGTTTAGCAGCTATAACTTGCTCTGAAATATGTATTAAAAATGTAAGTTGGAAAAATTTAGGAATTATTCCAAATGTATTTGAAAAAATGGGTATAAAAATTAACAGAAAACAAGATGATATTTATATTCCATTTCAAAAATTTTATAAAATAAAAAAATTATTAAATAACGCTATTCTAACTATATCAGATGCTCCATGGCCAGGATTAACTCCAGATTTATTAAGTATTTTAACTGTAGTGGCAACTCAAGCTGAAGGGTGTGTTTTAATTCATCAAAAAATGTTTGAGAGTAGATTATTTTTTATAGATAATTTAATTGAAATGGGTGCACAAATAATATTATGTGATCCTCACAGAGCAACCGTAATCGGGCTAAATCATAAATCATATTTACGTGGATCTATACTAAATTCTCCAGATATAAGAGCTGGAATTTCTCTACTTATTGCTGCTCTTTCTGCTAAAGGTACT